A window of Corallococcus macrosporus DSM 14697 contains these coding sequences:
- a CDS encoding DUF5953 family protein, producing MPRHVARGTLPLLCSGDGCCPVTISGRRCSASASPLGQPQLQVHAKLPLDGAVVTAAADVLAVIRRRARWRRSSTAGWGRAMPTARRRRRRSCTTWRSGPTR from the coding sequence ATGCCGCGGCACGTGGCACGTGGCACGCTCCCATTGCTTTGCAGCGGCGACGGGTGCTGTCCCGTGACCATCTCTGGGAGGCGGTGCTCCGCGAGCGCGAGTCCTCTCGGCCAGCCACAACTCCAAGTCCATGCGAAGTTGCCATTGGACGGGGCCGTCGTCACGGCAGCGGCGGATGTGCTTGCAGTTATCAGACGGCGAGCGCGCTGGCGACGGTCCTCCACCGCTGGCTGGGGGAGGGCGATGCCTACGGCCCGGAGGAGGCGGCGGCGGAGCTGCACGACATGGCGAAGCGGGCCCACGAGGTGA
- a CDS encoding DUSAM domain-containing protein has protein sequence MAKELEWEPVRALARQVRNGEPLALTDEVKALLTRTAPEVGISDADAASSLGSRAGAEALLLECARRIKEGSNRIVDALHRAKRHRQAGDFDSARQEMRDILAIEVVPLYREIAEDQLEDMADEP, from the coding sequence ATGGCCAAAGAACTCGAATGGGAACCAGTCCGCGCGCTGGCACGGCAAGTACGGAACGGGGAGCCGCTAGCCCTTACCGACGAAGTGAAAGCCCTGTTGACACGCACTGCTCCCGAGGTGGGCATCAGCGATGCCGATGCGGCCTCGTCCCTTGGATCTCGCGCTGGCGCGGAAGCTCTGCTCTTGGAGTGCGCACGCCGCATCAAGGAAGGATCCAACCGCATCGTTGACGCGCTCCATCGAGCGAAGCGGCATCGACAGGCAGGGGACTTCGACAGCGCCCGCCAAGAAATGCGGGATATCCTCGCCATTGAAGTGGTTCCGCTCTACCGAGAGATCGCTGAAGACCAGCTCGAAGACATGGCCGACGAGCCGTAA
- a CDS encoding lysylphosphatidylglycerol synthase domain-containing protein translates to MVSNAHGELSLARPAGVAEAAAPKRTLKRWMGVGLRPVFALAGVGTLALLVHKAGPRELGVVLAGAAPWLPWVVLLELGRQCMDGLATRRAYGPCAERVPWRVLARAQLIGTAVSSLAPAGRAAAEATKAALLSPYMGGGTATAAAATSQAASLAAGGFISFPCALASYLLTGMSLFTGLMLAHGVLLVLLSVGVRACMRAKRPGAWLVCRFSRWALHAEQFQASARCGALLPWSPMLAFLCSRVLQVAQYGVLTYAVGIDTSVVQALFAQGLYLCALAVGSLVPGQVGVSDGAFALAAGVLDTTAARAMSVALLGHLVQLLFVVIGALIPLVWRLRAPLPAAPAPACR, encoded by the coding sequence ATGGTGAGCAACGCGCACGGGGAGTTGTCCCTGGCCCGGCCGGCCGGCGTCGCTGAAGCAGCGGCGCCGAAGCGGACCCTGAAGCGGTGGATGGGGGTAGGGCTTCGTCCCGTCTTCGCGCTGGCCGGCGTGGGCACGCTGGCGTTGCTGGTCCACAAGGCGGGGCCTCGCGAGCTGGGCGTCGTGCTGGCCGGCGCGGCGCCCTGGCTGCCGTGGGTGGTGCTGCTGGAGCTGGGCCGGCAGTGCATGGACGGACTGGCCACGCGCCGCGCCTACGGCCCCTGTGCGGAGCGCGTACCCTGGCGCGTCCTGGCCCGCGCGCAGCTCATCGGCACCGCGGTGTCCAGCCTGGCCCCGGCGGGCCGCGCCGCGGCGGAGGCCACCAAGGCGGCCCTGCTGAGCCCCTACATGGGAGGAGGAACAGCCACCGCCGCGGCGGCGACCTCCCAGGCCGCGTCACTGGCGGCGGGCGGCTTCATCTCGTTCCCCTGCGCGCTGGCGTCCTACCTGCTCACGGGCATGTCCCTCTTCACCGGCCTCATGCTGGCGCATGGCGTGCTGCTGGTGCTGCTGTCGGTGGGCGTGCGCGCGTGCATGCGCGCGAAGCGGCCCGGCGCGTGGCTGGTGTGCCGCTTCAGCCGCTGGGCGCTCCACGCGGAGCAGTTCCAGGCCTCGGCGCGGTGTGGCGCGCTGCTGCCCTGGTCGCCCATGCTCGCGTTCCTGTGCAGCCGGGTGCTCCAGGTGGCGCAGTACGGCGTGCTGACGTACGCGGTGGGCATCGACACCTCGGTGGTGCAGGCGCTGTTCGCCCAGGGGCTCTACCTGTGCGCGCTGGCGGTGGGCTCGCTGGTGCCGGGGCAGGTGGGCGTCAGTGACGGCGCCTTCGCGTTGGCGGCGGGCGTGCTGGACACCACGGCCGCGCGCGCCATGTCGGTGGCGCTGCTCGGTCACCTGGTGCAGCTGCTCTTCGTGGTGATTGGCGCGCTCATCCCGCTGGTGTGGCGGCTCCGGGCGCCGCTGCCCGCCGCACCCGCACCGGCGTGCCGCTGA
- a CDS encoding molybdopterin-dependent oxidoreductase — protein sequence MSAAPGPQVHFRTCNLCEAMCGLRIELDAGRITAIRGDAEDPFSRGHVCPKALALEDLHQDPDRLRGPLRRTATGWEPVSWDDALDESARRLHAIQREHGRDAVGSYLGNPNVHNLGNMLFGPELLRTLRSRNRFSATSVDQLPHQFAAYLMFGHQLLVPIPDLDHTGYLLVLGANPLASNGSLMTAPDIRARLRAIQQRGGRVVVMDPRRTETAAIADAHVFIRPGTDALALLAMLHVALVEHAPRLGPLDAFTQGLETVCALARDFSPEQVAPHTGVPAPTLRRIARDFLSARAAVCYGRMGLSTQSFGALCQWLITVLNVVSGNLDRRGGAMFTLPAFDIVGGPRALAVGRGSFGRWKSRVRGLPEFAGELPSAAMAEELDTPGPGRVRALVTVAGNPVLSTPNGARLERALAGLDFMVSIDPYLNETTRHAHLILPPVSPLERGHYDVAFHALAVRNTAKYSPALFEPGPGSRQDWQILLGLQHRLLTLRKGRPSVRATLKYQALSRLGPERVLDLGLRLGPYGARFHPAKHGLSLAKLRQAPHGLDLGALQPCLPQRLQTKDQRIHLAPEPLVADVRRLREAFARGAASAPGSGELLLIGRRHLRDNNSWMHNVQGLLKGKPRCTLMMHPQDAARRELADGMEATVTSRVGTVTVPVHVTDEVMPGVVSLPHGYGHGRQGTRLAVAAAHAGASHNDLTDEQAVDALCGNAAFSGTPVRVRRAAAPGAATPAG from the coding sequence ATGAGCGCCGCCCCTGGCCCCCAGGTCCATTTCCGCACCTGCAACCTGTGCGAGGCCATGTGCGGCCTGCGCATCGAGCTGGACGCCGGACGCATCACCGCCATCCGAGGTGACGCGGAGGACCCCTTCAGCCGGGGCCACGTCTGCCCCAAGGCGCTGGCGCTGGAGGACCTGCACCAGGACCCGGACCGGCTGCGCGGCCCCCTGCGGCGCACCGCCACCGGCTGGGAGCCCGTCTCCTGGGACGACGCGTTGGATGAGAGCGCGCGCCGCCTGCACGCCATCCAGCGGGAGCATGGGCGTGACGCGGTGGGCTCGTACCTGGGCAACCCCAACGTCCACAACCTGGGCAACATGCTGTTCGGCCCGGAGCTGCTGCGCACGCTGCGCTCGCGCAACCGCTTCTCCGCGACGTCCGTGGACCAGCTCCCCCACCAGTTCGCCGCCTACCTGATGTTCGGCCACCAGTTGCTGGTGCCCATTCCCGACCTCGACCACACCGGCTACCTGCTCGTGCTGGGCGCCAACCCCCTGGCGTCCAACGGCAGCCTGATGACGGCGCCCGACATCCGCGCCCGCCTGCGCGCCATCCAGCAGCGCGGCGGGCGCGTCGTGGTGATGGACCCGCGCCGCACGGAGACGGCCGCCATCGCCGACGCGCACGTCTTCATCCGCCCCGGCACCGACGCGCTCGCGCTGCTCGCGATGCTGCACGTGGCACTGGTGGAGCACGCGCCGCGCCTGGGGCCGCTGGATGCCTTCACGCAGGGGCTGGAGACGGTGTGCGCGCTGGCCCGGGACTTCTCCCCGGAGCAGGTCGCGCCGCACACGGGCGTGCCCGCGCCCACCCTGCGCCGCATCGCCCGGGACTTCCTCTCCGCGCGCGCCGCCGTGTGCTACGGCCGCATGGGCCTGTCCACCCAGTCCTTCGGCGCGCTGTGCCAGTGGCTCATCACCGTGCTCAACGTGGTGAGTGGCAACCTGGACCGGCGCGGCGGCGCCATGTTCACCCTGCCCGCGTTCGACATCGTCGGAGGCCCCCGGGCCCTGGCCGTGGGCCGCGGCAGCTTCGGCCGCTGGAAGAGCCGCGTGCGAGGGCTCCCGGAGTTCGCGGGCGAGCTGCCCTCGGCCGCGATGGCCGAGGAGCTGGACACCCCGGGCCCGGGCCGCGTCCGCGCGCTCGTCACCGTGGCGGGCAACCCCGTGCTGTCCACGCCCAATGGCGCGCGGCTGGAGCGGGCGCTCGCGGGCCTGGACTTCATGGTGAGCATCGACCCGTACCTCAACGAGACGACGCGCCACGCGCACCTCATCCTCCCGCCGGTGTCACCGCTGGAGCGCGGCCACTACGACGTCGCCTTCCACGCGCTGGCCGTGCGCAACACCGCGAAGTACTCGCCCGCCCTCTTCGAGCCGGGGCCCGGGAGCCGCCAGGACTGGCAGATTCTGCTCGGCCTCCAGCACCGGCTGCTCACGCTGCGCAAGGGCCGCCCCTCCGTGCGCGCCACGCTCAAGTACCAGGCCCTGTCCCGGCTGGGCCCGGAGCGCGTGCTGGACCTGGGCTTGCGCCTGGGGCCCTACGGCGCCCGCTTCCACCCGGCGAAGCACGGCCTCAGCCTGGCGAAGCTGCGACAGGCGCCCCACGGCCTCGACCTGGGAGCGCTCCAGCCCTGCCTGCCCCAGCGGCTCCAGACGAAGGACCAACGCATCCACCTGGCGCCGGAGCCACTGGTGGCGGACGTGCGGCGCCTGCGGGAAGCCTTCGCCCGGGGCGCGGCCTCCGCGCCGGGCAGCGGAGAGCTGCTGCTCATCGGCCGGCGGCACCTGCGCGACAACAACTCCTGGATGCACAACGTGCAGGGCCTGCTGAAGGGCAAGCCGCGCTGCACGTTGATGATGCACCCCCAGGACGCGGCCCGGCGGGAGCTGGCGGACGGAATGGAGGCCACCGTCACCTCGCGCGTGGGCACGGTGACGGTGCCCGTCCACGTCACGGACGAGGTGATGCCTGGCGTGGTGAGCCTGCCCCATGGCTACGGGCACGGGCGCCAGGGCACCCGGCTCGCCGTGGCCGCCGCGCACGCGGGCGCCAGTCACAACGACCTCACGGACGAGCAGGCCGTGGACGCGCTCTGCGGCAACGCCGCCTTCAGCGGCACGCCGGTGCGGGTGCGGCGGGCAGCGGCGCCCGGAGCCGCCACACCAGCGGGATGA
- a CDS encoding 3-oxoacyl-ACP synthase III family protein produces MYLHALGHFHPPNLLTNAFFEELGLETSDAWIMERVGIRARHTVLPLDYLRETRNRDVRAAQEAALFSNAETGRRAAVMALERAGLKPSDIGLVVAGGCSPDECIPAESNRVAQLLGINAPAVDLQSACSSFCMQLHFLAGMRPERLPDYVLVVNMDNSTRVVDYTDRSSAVLWGDGASAAILSPRVPGRWHVTETLLAGDPSGADKVRVPRVGHFTQQGGEVQKFAIRRAGETFQALRARFMERHPEQGAGAVALIGHQANLRMLESVQRRCEVPEARHFFNVNRRGNTGAAGAPSVLSEHWDDPTVGDAVVLSVVGSGLTWAGALLERTPAT; encoded by the coding sequence ATGTACCTGCACGCGCTCGGCCACTTCCATCCTCCCAACCTTCTGACCAACGCCTTCTTCGAGGAGCTGGGGCTGGAGACCAGCGACGCGTGGATTATGGAGCGCGTGGGCATCCGCGCGCGGCACACGGTGTTGCCGCTGGACTACCTGCGGGAGACGCGCAACCGCGACGTGCGCGCGGCGCAGGAGGCGGCGCTCTTCAGCAACGCGGAGACGGGGCGCCGGGCGGCGGTGATGGCGCTGGAACGCGCGGGGTTGAAGCCGTCCGACATCGGGCTCGTGGTGGCGGGCGGGTGCAGCCCGGACGAGTGCATTCCCGCCGAGTCCAACCGGGTGGCGCAGCTCCTGGGCATCAACGCGCCAGCGGTGGACCTGCAGAGCGCCTGCTCGTCCTTCTGCATGCAGCTCCACTTCCTGGCGGGCATGCGGCCGGAGCGGCTGCCGGACTACGTGCTGGTGGTCAACATGGACAACTCCACGCGCGTGGTGGACTACACGGACCGCTCCAGCGCGGTGTTGTGGGGTGACGGCGCGTCCGCGGCCATCCTGTCACCGCGCGTGCCGGGGCGCTGGCACGTCACGGAGACGCTGCTGGCCGGAGACCCGTCGGGCGCGGACAAGGTGCGGGTGCCGCGCGTGGGGCACTTCACCCAGCAGGGCGGCGAGGTGCAGAAGTTCGCCATCCGCCGCGCGGGTGAGACGTTCCAGGCCCTGCGCGCGCGCTTCATGGAGCGCCACCCGGAGCAGGGCGCGGGGGCCGTGGCCCTCATCGGGCATCAGGCGAACCTGCGCATGTTGGAGTCCGTGCAGCGGCGGTGCGAGGTGCCGGAGGCGCGGCACTTCTTCAACGTGAACAGGCGGGGCAACACGGGCGCGGCGGGCGCGCCGAGCGTCCTGAGCGAGCACTGGGATGACCCCACCGTGGGAGACGCGGTGGTGCTGAGCGTCGTGGGCAGCGGGCTGACGTGGGCAGGCGCCCTGCTGGAGCGCACCCCGGCGACGTGA
- a CDS encoding chalcone isomerase family protein produces MRTQAWGGSLRCLVVGMLLVAGAAQAGQKQVGGVLMPVSMNLKGRTVELAHMELHKQLFFKVYVWSLYMEDRPRSTHEAITSNSVKRLHFRFLRDISRDQLVGSFRDGLEHNPDLRQGPLANQLRIMLASLKDVEKGEDLVITYTPGVGLEVGGEASGGVFIPGKHFADALFAVWLDSHPIFPR; encoded by the coding sequence ATGCGTACTCAGGCGTGGGGTGGGAGTCTGCGGTGTCTCGTGGTGGGCATGCTGCTCGTCGCGGGCGCCGCGCAGGCGGGGCAGAAGCAGGTCGGCGGCGTGCTCATGCCGGTGTCGATGAACCTCAAGGGCCGCACCGTCGAGCTCGCCCACATGGAGCTGCACAAGCAGCTCTTCTTCAAGGTCTACGTCTGGAGCCTCTACATGGAGGACCGGCCGCGCTCCACGCATGAGGCCATCACCTCCAACTCCGTGAAGCGGCTCCACTTCCGCTTCCTGCGCGACATCTCCCGCGACCAGCTCGTGGGCAGCTTCCGCGATGGCCTCGAGCACAACCCCGACCTGCGGCAGGGCCCGCTGGCGAACCAACTGCGCATCATGCTCGCGTCGCTCAAGGACGTGGAGAAGGGCGAGGACCTCGTCATCACCTACACGCCGGGCGTCGGGCTCGAGGTCGGCGGCGAGGCCTCCGGTGGCGTCTTCATCCCCGGCAAGCACTTCGCGGACGCGCTCTTCGCCGTCTGGCTCGACTCTCACCCTATTTTTCCGCGCTGA
- a CDS encoding OmpA/MotB family protein — protein MRNRLVLAALVALSTTGCVSQGKYDAKALEAENFAKGLTDEKGAREAAEAKVKELEGKIAALEQEKEALNTRLATAESRLTANAAERRALEEKNAQLAALNEELARNTKKLAQAKEELEKRSSEYENLAQSLKQEISDGKIELSELKGKMTVQLKDKILFASGSARVGKEGDEALKKIADALKTVQGKIIRVEGHTDDVPTGGGQFASNWELSLARAMAVVRSLQDAGVDPTFLSAAGYGQYQPIAANDSAENRSLNRRIEIVLAPK, from the coding sequence ATGCGGAATCGGTTGGTTCTTGCTGCGCTCGTCGCGCTCTCCACCACGGGTTGTGTTTCGCAGGGGAAGTACGACGCCAAGGCGCTCGAGGCGGAGAACTTCGCCAAGGGCCTCACTGACGAGAAGGGCGCTCGCGAGGCCGCCGAAGCGAAGGTGAAGGAGCTGGAAGGGAAGATCGCCGCCCTGGAGCAGGAGAAGGAGGCGCTGAACACGCGCCTGGCCACGGCGGAGTCCCGCCTCACCGCGAACGCCGCGGAGCGCCGCGCGCTGGAGGAGAAGAACGCGCAGCTCGCCGCCCTCAACGAGGAGCTGGCCCGCAACACGAAGAAGCTGGCGCAGGCGAAGGAGGAGCTGGAGAAGCGCAGCTCCGAGTACGAGAACCTGGCCCAGAGCCTCAAGCAGGAGATTTCGGACGGGAAGATCGAGCTGTCCGAGCTCAAGGGCAAGATGACGGTCCAGCTCAAGGACAAGATCCTCTTCGCCTCCGGCTCCGCCCGCGTGGGCAAGGAAGGCGACGAGGCGCTGAAGAAGATCGCCGACGCGCTCAAGACGGTGCAGGGGAAGATCATCCGCGTGGAGGGCCACACGGACGACGTCCCCACCGGCGGCGGCCAGTTCGCCAGCAACTGGGAGCTGAGCCTGGCGCGCGCCATGGCGGTGGTCCGCTCACTTCAGGACGCTGGCGTGGACCCCACGTTCCTCTCGGCCGCGGGCTACGGGCAGTACCAGCCTATCGCCGCCAATGACTCGGCGGAGAATCGAAGCCTGAACCGTCGCATCGAAATCGTGCTCGCGCCGAAGTAG
- a CDS encoding TonB-dependent receptor domain-containing protein, producing the protein MKILVAVLSLLVATGAAAQQDAGAPEAADAGAPQGVLTKPPALMRQVEAVYPPEAAAQQLEGTVVMWVDISETGAVSNVEVSRPAGHGFDEAAVEAVRQFQFEPAEVDGVPAPVRIEYAYQFVFRPPPLPEGEAAAVEPEAPVNFSGRALERGTRDALIGAEVVLPALERSAVTDEEGRFSFRGIPLGTHEVLVVQSGYERFRTQETFTEGQETRATYYVRKRIFGAFETVVRSERERKEVTQTTLQLAEVQRVPGTQGDTLKVVQNLPGVARPAFNGGQLVIRGTGPQESGVFLDGQRIPLLYHFGGLTSVYNSELLDAVDYLPGNFSAYYGDITGGVINVRSREPRTDRLHATVGVSLIESNAVLEGPITDTLSFAVAGRRSYIDLVLGLVPLGDDGPSLQVAPRYYDAQLKLVWKPRSRHTFTLQGLTSRDRLGLVFDRPADDDPTVTGDLNVTTGFNQLRLRHQYRADALTLDTHGLVGNTLVQFGIGDRGLRIASTDLNLRSTLEYAFGEQLTLAGGIDVVSNFARVTARIQGLSREGEPPTPTVTDEVLTADGDFLQYFPSTWVEARWRPVPNLLLVPGLRAESYIFTDQSQARRTFNPRLAVRYGLTDTLTLKGGAGVYHGPPVQDEPSVAFGNPDLRAKRSLQYSVGAEWQARPEWFVGGEVFYNDLNGLIVRSNATVVRGGQQVPERLNNAGVGRIYGLEVLVRRALTDRLFGWVSYTLSRSERRDAPGAGWRLFDNDQTHVLTAIASYKLPAGWELGARLRFASGNPTTPVVGSVRDDGSDVFIPLYAAVNSSRLPSFNQLDIRVDKNFAFEKWALNVYLDLTNAYNNPAVEGIAYNYNYTQSAFFEGLPILPIIGARGSF; encoded by the coding sequence ATGAAAATCCTCGTCGCAGTCCTCAGTCTTCTCGTCGCCACCGGCGCCGCCGCCCAGCAGGACGCGGGCGCCCCAGAAGCCGCCGACGCGGGCGCGCCCCAGGGCGTGCTGACGAAGCCTCCCGCGCTGATGCGCCAGGTCGAGGCCGTCTACCCACCCGAAGCCGCCGCCCAGCAGCTCGAGGGCACGGTGGTGATGTGGGTGGACATCTCGGAGACGGGCGCCGTCTCCAACGTCGAGGTGTCCCGGCCCGCGGGCCACGGCTTCGACGAGGCCGCGGTGGAGGCGGTCCGCCAGTTCCAGTTCGAGCCCGCCGAGGTGGACGGCGTCCCCGCGCCGGTGCGCATCGAATACGCGTACCAGTTCGTCTTCCGTCCGCCTCCGCTGCCGGAGGGCGAGGCCGCCGCCGTGGAGCCCGAGGCCCCGGTGAACTTCAGCGGCCGGGCCCTGGAGCGCGGCACGCGGGACGCGCTCATCGGCGCGGAGGTGGTGCTGCCCGCGCTGGAGCGCTCCGCCGTCACGGACGAGGAGGGCCGCTTCTCCTTCCGCGGCATCCCCCTGGGCACGCACGAGGTGCTGGTGGTGCAGAGCGGCTACGAGCGCTTCCGCACCCAGGAGACCTTCACGGAGGGCCAGGAGACGCGCGCCACGTACTACGTGCGCAAGCGCATCTTCGGCGCCTTCGAGACGGTGGTGCGCAGCGAGCGCGAGCGCAAGGAGGTGACGCAGACCACGCTCCAGCTCGCAGAGGTGCAGCGCGTCCCCGGCACCCAGGGCGACACGCTGAAGGTGGTCCAGAACCTGCCCGGCGTGGCGCGCCCCGCCTTCAACGGCGGCCAGCTCGTCATCCGCGGCACGGGCCCGCAGGAGTCCGGCGTCTTCCTGGACGGCCAGCGCATTCCGCTGCTCTACCACTTCGGCGGCCTCACCTCCGTCTACAACTCCGAGCTGCTGGACGCGGTGGACTACCTGCCCGGCAACTTCTCCGCGTACTACGGCGACATCACCGGCGGCGTCATCAACGTGCGCAGTCGCGAGCCGCGCACCGACCGGCTCCACGCCACCGTGGGCGTCAGCCTCATCGAATCCAACGCGGTGCTGGAGGGCCCCATCACCGACACGCTGAGCTTCGCGGTGGCGGGCCGGCGCTCCTACATCGACCTGGTGCTGGGCCTGGTGCCCCTGGGCGATGACGGCCCCAGCCTCCAGGTGGCGCCGCGCTACTACGACGCGCAGCTCAAGCTGGTGTGGAAGCCGAGGTCGCGCCACACCTTCACGCTGCAGGGCCTCACCTCGCGCGACCGGCTGGGGCTCGTCTTCGACCGGCCCGCGGACGACGACCCCACCGTCACCGGCGACCTGAACGTCACCACCGGCTTCAACCAGCTCCGCCTGCGGCACCAGTACCGCGCGGACGCGCTCACCCTGGACACCCACGGCCTGGTGGGCAACACGCTGGTCCAGTTCGGCATCGGCGACCGGGGCCTGCGCATCGCCTCCACGGACCTGAACCTGCGCTCCACGCTGGAGTACGCCTTCGGCGAGCAGCTCACCCTGGCGGGCGGCATCGACGTGGTGAGCAACTTCGCCCGCGTCACCGCGCGCATCCAGGGCCTCTCCCGCGAGGGCGAGCCGCCCACGCCCACTGTCACCGACGAGGTGCTCACCGCGGACGGCGATTTCCTCCAGTACTTCCCCTCCACCTGGGTGGAGGCGCGCTGGCGGCCCGTGCCGAACCTGCTGCTGGTGCCGGGCCTGCGCGCGGAGAGCTACATCTTCACCGACCAGTCCCAGGCCCGCCGCACCTTCAACCCGCGCCTGGCGGTCCGCTACGGGCTGACGGACACGTTGACGCTCAAGGGCGGCGCGGGCGTCTACCACGGGCCTCCGGTGCAGGATGAGCCCAGCGTGGCCTTCGGCAACCCGGACCTGCGCGCGAAGCGCTCGCTCCAGTACAGCGTGGGCGCGGAGTGGCAGGCGCGGCCGGAGTGGTTCGTGGGCGGCGAGGTCTTCTACAACGACTTGAACGGGCTCATCGTCCGCTCCAACGCCACGGTGGTGCGCGGCGGCCAGCAGGTGCCCGAGCGCCTGAACAACGCCGGCGTGGGCCGCATCTACGGCCTGGAGGTGCTGGTGCGCCGCGCGCTGACGGACCGGCTCTTCGGCTGGGTCTCCTACACGCTCAGCCGCAGCGAGCGCCGGGACGCGCCGGGCGCGGGCTGGCGCCTCTTCGACAATGACCAGACGCACGTGCTGACGGCGATTGCCTCCTACAAGCTGCCCGCGGGCTGGGAGCTTGGCGCGCGCCTTCGCTTCGCCTCCGGCAACCCCACCACGCCGGTGGTGGGCTCGGTGCGGGATGACGGCTCGGATGTCTTCATCCCGCTCTACGCGGCGGTGAACTCGAGCCGGCTGCCGTCCTTCAACCAGTTGGACATCCGCGTGGACAAGAACTTCGCCTTCGAGAAGTGGGCGCTGAACGTCTACCTGGACCTCACGAACGCCTACAACAACCCGGCGGTGGAGGGCATCGCCTACAACTACAACTACACCCAGAGCGCCTTCTTCGAGGGACTGCCCATCCTTCCCATCATCGGCGCCCGGGGGAGCTTCTGA